The Burkholderia mayonis DNA window GCAGCGAGCACCGGCTGGTTCGTGTTCGCCGCGCGCTGAACGCGCGAAGCACGCGGCAATTCGCCGCGTCCTGCAAACCGCATGCCGCGACGAACGCAGGCAAGGCCGAAGCAGGACGCGAGCGAAGCCGAAATGAAAAAACCCCGGTCTCGACCGGGGTTTAATGAGATGGTCAGCCTGACCGAAACAGCCCGATCGGCTTACGCTGATCGGGCTGTTTCCTTATGGGAGATCGTCATGGACACCATCTCGTTGATCGGAATCGATCTTGGCAAGCATTGCTTTCACCTGCACGCACAGTCCGCATCGGGCCGCATGGTGTTCCGCAAGAAGCTGACGCGCAGCCAAATGTTCACGCTGCTTGCCAATGTGCCGAGTTGTACCGTGGTCATGGAAGCGTGTGCTGGGGCTCACTGGGTCGCCCGGCGCATCCAAGAACTCGGGCACCACGCGAAGTTGATCTCCCCGCAGTTCGTCAAACCTTTCGTGCAAGGCAACAAGAACGACTTCGCCGATGCACAGGCGATCTGCGAAGCGGCATCGCGCCCGAGCATGCGGTTCGTCAGTCCGCGCAACGAGGTGCAACAGACGATCTCGGCGCTGCATCGCGTACGTGAAGCGCTGGTGCGCGACCGTACTGGCACTGTCAACCAGATTCATGCCTTTCTGCTGGAATTTGGGGTCAGCCTGCCCAAGGGGATGGCCGTCATTCGTCGGCTTCCAGCCGTGCTGGCCACACACGCTCTGCCGCCGCGGCTAGTTGAATTGCTCGAGCGTCTGCAAGCGCATTTCAAGTACCTCGATGAACAGATCACGCAGATCGAAAGCGAGCTGATACGGCAGCTGCGGGAGGACGAACGCAGCCAACGCCTGTTGGAGATTCCCGGCATCGGTCCAATCACGGCCAGCGTGTTGGCAACTGAATTGGGCGACGCCCATCAGTTCGCTTGCGCTCGCCAGTTTGCGGCATCCATCGGGCTGGTTCCACGCCAATACAGTACCGGCGGCAAGGCAACGCTGCTGGGAATCAGCAAGCGCGGCGATAAGCATTTAAGGCGACTCCTGGTGCAGTGCGCGCGAGTTCTCATGCTGCACATCGAGCGGCGCACCGATCGCCTGGGCGCCTGGGTCCGCGACCTGCTGGCCCGACGGCATTCCAACGTGGTGGCTTGTGCGTTGGCCAACAAATTGGCGAGGATCGCCTGGGCCATCCTCGCCAGCGGAACACACTACCAAGGTGGTCAGGTTGTGGCAGCAGCCTGACACGGTGCGCCGCCTCCGTTACCCTTTTTACCCAGTCATTTCCTGGTTTTGCGACGCGAGATACGTGAAGACATAAACGGCTCAACGGCCGGGCAAGCAACCTGGTAAAACAAACAGCGCTCTGATGCTGCGGGTTTTTTGAGGTTTGCCCGGCGCGGCTCTCATCATGGGGCGGGAACCTGTTCCCACAACGACCCCGGATAGATTTGCGCATGCCCAATTTACGTCAACACCGCCTCGCTTGCAAAAGTCAGGCTGACCATAGATTGTTTGCTACGGCGAACCGTGCGTCAGGCGACTTGCACGGCCGGCTCGACGCCAGCCGCTTCGGCGAGCACGAGCGCCTTGTCGGCGGCTTCCCACGAGAATTCCGGCTCTTCGCGGCCGAAGTGGCCGTAGGCGGCGGTCTTCTCGTAGATCGGACGCAGCAGGTCGAGCATCTGGATGATGCCCTTCGGACGCAGGTCGAAGTGCTCGCGGACGAGCTTCGTGATCGTCTCGTCAGACACGCGGCCGGTGCCGAACGTATTGACCATCACCGAGGTCGGCTCGGCGACGCCGATCGCGTACGACACCTGGATCAGCGCGCGCGACGCGAGGCCCGCGGCAACGATGTTCTTCGCAACGTAGCGGCCCGCGTAAGCAGCCGAGCGGTCGACCTTCGACGGATCCTTGCCCGAGAACGCACCGCCGCCGTGCGGGGCCGCGCCGCCGTACGTGTCGACGATGATCTTGCGGCCGGTCAGCCCGCAGTCGCCTTGCGGGCCACCGATCACGAAGCGGCCGGTCGGGTTCACGAGGAACTTGATGTCGCCCTTGATCAGGTCGGCGGGCAGCGTCGGCTTGATGACCTCTTCGATCACCGCTTCACGCAGCGCGGGCAGTTCGATGTCCGGCGCGTGCTGCGTCGACAGCACGACGGTGTCGATCGAATGCGGCTTGCCGTCGACGTAGCGGACCGTCACCTGCGACTTCGCGTCCGGACGCAGCCACGGCAGGCGGCCGTCGCGGCGCAGGTTCGCCTGGCGCTCGACGAGGCGGTGCGACAGGTGGATCGGCAGCGGCATCAGCTCGGGCGTTTCGTCGCACGCGTAGCCGAACATCAGGCCCTGGTCGCCTGCGCCCTGATCGAGGTTGTTGTCGTGCGCACGGTCGACGCCTTGTGCGATGTCCGGCGATTGCTTGTCGTACGCGACGAGCACCGCGCAGCCCCGGTAGTCGATGCCGTAATCGGTGTTGTCGTAGCCGATACGCTTGATCGTGTCGCGGGCGATCTGGATGTAGTCGATGTTCGCCGTCGTCGTGATTTCACCGGCCAGAACGACGAGGCCCGTGTTGCACAGCGTTTCGGCTGCGACACGGGAATACTTGTCTTGCGCGAGGATTGCGTCGAGGATCGCGTCGGAGATTTGGTCTGCGACCTTGTCCGGATGGCCTTCGGAAACGGATTCGGACGTAAAGAGATAATCGTTTGCCACGTTCTCAGGCTCCTGTTGTGGTTACGGTTGAAGTTCACGTAGCCAGCTTCCAGAGGCCCGAAGTGGCGACGCTTTAGCGGATTTCCTGCGCCGTGGACGCTTGTTGCGCCCGCCGGCTTCGCCCCGCAAGTTGTCAGTTAACTCGGCGAAGCCCGTATTATAGCGGCTTTCTCGAATTGTCACAGAGCGTCGATCGTGCTGCTCCTTCCGCTGTCCTTCAACCCTGTTCTCATCGCGCCGGCCGTCCGGATCGACGGAGGATTCGCATGCTAGGCCGTCTCGGCACGCAGCTCGCCATCGCATTCCTCAAATTCCTCGCGGTCCTGCCCTACGGCTTGACCGCGCGCCTCGGCGACGGCCTTGGCTGGCTGCTCTATCGGATCCCCAGCCGGCGAAAGCGCATCGTACACA harbors:
- a CDS encoding IS110 family transposase translates to MDTISLIGIDLGKHCFHLHAQSASGRMVFRKKLTRSQMFTLLANVPSCTVVMEACAGAHWVARRIQELGHHAKLISPQFVKPFVQGNKNDFADAQAICEAASRPSMRFVSPRNEVQQTISALHRVREALVRDRTGTVNQIHAFLLEFGVSLPKGMAVIRRLPAVLATHALPPRLVELLERLQAHFKYLDEQITQIESELIRQLREDERSQRLLEIPGIGPITASVLATELGDAHQFACARQFAASIGLVPRQYSTGGKATLLGISKRGDKHLRRLLVQCARVLMLHIERRTDRLGAWVRDLLARRHSNVVACALANKLARIAWAILASGTHYQGGQVVAAA
- the metK gene encoding methionine adenosyltransferase — protein: MANDYLFTSESVSEGHPDKVADQISDAILDAILAQDKYSRVAAETLCNTGLVVLAGEITTTANIDYIQIARDTIKRIGYDNTDYGIDYRGCAVLVAYDKQSPDIAQGVDRAHDNNLDQGAGDQGLMFGYACDETPELMPLPIHLSHRLVERQANLRRDGRLPWLRPDAKSQVTVRYVDGKPHSIDTVVLSTQHAPDIELPALREAVIEEVIKPTLPADLIKGDIKFLVNPTGRFVIGGPQGDCGLTGRKIIVDTYGGAAPHGGGAFSGKDPSKVDRSAAYAGRYVAKNIVAAGLASRALIQVSYAIGVAEPTSVMVNTFGTGRVSDETITKLVREHFDLRPKGIIQMLDLLRPIYEKTAAYGHFGREEPEFSWEAADKALVLAEAAGVEPAVQVA